Genomic DNA from uncultured Acetobacterium sp.:
CATGATTTTTCCCACCATTAATTTTATTAATAACGTGTCACTGGCCTGCATCAGTGTATTTGGCGCGCTGTTATATCTGGCCGGCTCGATGTCGATCGGCCAGATTTCCTCCTTTGTGCTGTACTCGCGAAAGTTCTCCGGGCCGATTAATGAAATGGCCAATATCATGAACGATCTGCAGTCGTCTCTGGCGGCGGCTGAGCGGGTCTTCGTCTTACTGAATGAGCTGTCGGAGGCCAAGGATACTGAAAAAATGACAGCGCTGACCAATGTGAAAGGCGATATCAAGCTGGAAAATGTCCGGTTTAGCTATGATGCCAATCAGGTGATTATCAAAAACCTCAGTCTAAAAGCTGAAGCGGGCAAGCTGATTGCCATCGTCGGCCCGACTGGGGCCGGGAAAACCACGATCATCAATCTACTGATGCGCTTTTACGATATCGAAGCCGGAAATATTTATGTGGATGGTAATGAGGTGCAGGAGTTGACCCGAGACAGCTTGAGAAAATCTTTTGCTATGGTGCTTCAGGATACCTGGATTTTTCATGGTACGATTTATGAAAACCTGACCTATGGCAATGAAAAGGCCACCATGGCTGAGGTGGTACAGGCGGCCAAAGCCGCCCGCATCCATTCCTTCATCGAACATCTGCCTAATGGTTATGAAACCATCTTAAGTGATGAAGGAACCAATATTTCCAAGGGGCAGAAGCAGCTGCTAACGATCGCCCGGGCGATGCTGCTGGATGCCAAAATGCTGATCCTTGATGAAGCAACTTCCAATGTGGATACTCGTACCGAGAAAAAGATTCAGGAAGCCATGCGTCATCTGATGAAAGATAAAACCTGCTTCGTCATTGCCCATCGGCTGTCAACAATTCAGAATGCTGATC
This window encodes:
- a CDS encoding ABC transporter ATP-binding protein, translated to MRRSQKFEKPKNRKGTLIQLWGYLMRYKWRLFAAIALTIGSNLLALVGPLLSGYAIDAIELGTGKVNFSQVFYYAFWMVVFYIGSAGLTYVLEVLMIRVSRQVTYAMRKDVFNKLLDLPVGYFDVHQTGDVISRITYDIDTVNSSISSDLIQVSSAVITVIGSFLMMLAISPKLVLIFVFTVPASILMSKYLVKKTRPLFSRRSRKLGELNGFVEEMVSGQKTLKIYDQEENTIGKFNVKNKEAVEAYYNAEYYGSMIFPTINFINNVSLACISVFGALLYLAGSMSIGQISSFVLYSRKFSGPINEMANIMNDLQSSLAAAERVFVLLNELSEAKDTEKMTALTNVKGDIKLENVRFSYDANQVIIKNLSLKAEAGKLIAIVGPTGAGKTTIINLLMRFYDIEAGNIYVDGNEVQELTRDSLRKSFAMVLQDTWIFHGTIYENLTYGNEKATMAEVVQAAKAARIHSFIEHLPNGYETILSDEGTNISKGQKQLLTIARAMLLDAKMLILDEATSNVDTRTEKKIQEAMRHLMKDKTCFVIAHRLSTIQNADLILVVDRGDVVEQGTHEELMEKRGSYWQMYQAQFE